The nucleotide sequence CCGTCTCCTGGATGGTCACCGCCACCCTGCTCTCCGGCGCCGTGCTCACCCCGGTCCTCGGCCGCGCCGGTGACATGTACGGCAAGCGCCGGGTGCTGACCTCCGCGCTCGCCCTGATGACCGTCGGCTCGGTGCTGTGCGCGCTGTCCTCCGACATCACCGTGCTCATCACCGCCCGCGCCCTCCAGGGCGCCGCCGCCTCCGTCGTCCCGCTGTCCATCAGCATCCTGCGCGACGAACTCCCGCCCCACCGGCGGGGATCGGCGGTGGCGCTGATGAGCTCCACCGTCGGCATCGGCGCCGCGCTCGGCCTGCCGCTGGCCGCGCTCGTCGTGCAGTACGCCGACTGGCACACCATGTTCTGGCTGACCGGCGCCCTCGGCGCGCTCGGGGTCGCGGCCACCTGGTGGGCCGTGCGGGAGTCGCCCGTGCGGGAGCCAGGCCGGTTCGACGTGGTCGGCGCGCTGGGCCTGGCCGCCGCGCTGGTGTCCCTGCTGCTCGCCGTGTCCCAGGGCGGCCAGTGGGGCTGGGGGAGCCCCGCCGTCATCGGGCTGTTCATCGCCTTCGCCGCCGTGCTCGCCCTGTGGTGGCGCCACCAGCTCCGGACCGCCCGGCCCCTGGTGGACCTACGGCTCGTCACCCGGCCCCGGGTGGGCCTGTCCCATGTGGCGGCCCTGCTCACCGGCTTCGCCTTCTACGCCAACTCGCTCGTCACCGCCCAGCTCGTCCAGGCCCCGAAGGCCAGCGGCTACGGCCTCGGGCTGTCCATCGTCGCCACCGGACTGTGCCTGCTGCCCGGCGGCGTCACCATGCTGCTGTTCTCGCCGCTGTCCGCCCGGATCTCCGCCAGGCGCGGCCCCCGCATCACCCTCGCCCTGGGCGCCGCCGTCATCGCCTGCGGATACGCGCTGCGCATCGCCGACAGCCGCGACCTGTGGATGATCATCCTCGGGGCGACCGTGGTGGCGACGGGCACCACCCTCGCCTACTCCGCGCTGCCCACCCTGATCCTGCGCGCGGTACCGGCGGCCCAGACCGCCTCCGCCAACGGCGTCAACGTCCTGATGCGGACCATCGGCCAGGCCGTCTCCAGCGCGGCCGTCGCCGCCGTACTCGTCCACCACACCAGCCTCGTCGCCGGGGTGCCGGTGCCCACCCTGCACGGCTATCTGCTGGCCTTCGCCATGGCCGGCGCCGTCGCGCTCGCCGCCTGCGCGGCCGCGCTCACCATCCCCGGCGACAGCGCTCCCGGCGGCACCCGCCGCGCCGGAGGTGCCACCCAGGGGGCCCGCACGCTGGAGGAAGCATGACCACCGCACCCGCCCCCGCACGCCGGGACGCCGAGGCCACCAAGGCGGCCATCCTCAAGGCCGCCCGCCATCTCCTGGCCCGGCACGCGCACGCCGACATCACCCTCAAGGCCGTCGCGGAGGGGGCCGGGGTCAGCCCGCCGCTGGTGCTGAAGTACTTCGGCAACAAGGACGCCCTGTTCGCCCGGGTCATGTCCTTCGACACCGACGCCGACGACCTCCTCGACGCGCCCCTGGCCGGCCTCGGGCGCCACATGGTCCGGCACGTCCTGGCCAGCCAGCGGGACCGGGGCGCCGACCCGCTGCTGCGCATCGCCTTCGCACCCCTGCACGGTGACCGCGGCGACATCCTGCGCGCCAACTTCCGCGCCCAGGTCACCGACCGCCTCGCCGCCCGGCTCACCGGCCCCGACGCGGGCCTGCGCGCCGAGCTGGCCGTCGCCGCGCTCATCGGGCTCGGCGTCATGTACGGCATCGCCCGGGGCCCCCGCCTGCGCGAGAGCGACCCGGACGAGGTGGCCGACCGCTACGGGCCGCTCGTCCAGGCCCAGTTGACGCCCGGCGCCTGACTCACCCCTCCGGGCCGGTCAGCAGGGACTCGGCACAGCGCCGGAACGCCGCGAGCAGGCGGCCGCCGTCACCCGCGCGGGTGGCCAGCGCGACATGGCAGGGCTCCACCCCGTGCAGCGGGATCGCGGTCAGGTCGGGCCGCGCCGGCATCCCCGGCGCGGCCGCCGCGATCGCCAACGCCTGGCCCGAGGCGACCAGTTCGAACTTGTCCTCGATGTCCCCGATGAAGGGCCCGTCCGGCGCGGGCCGACCGTCCGGGCGCGGGTCGATCCGCCAGAACGCGTCCCACATCGGGTCCGGGACGCGGGGGAGGGGCTCGTCGGCGATGTCGTCCAGCGTGACCGACTCCTTGCCCGCCAGCCGGTGCTCCAGTGGGACCACCACCACGCGCGGCTCGTCGTAGAGCACGGTCACCCGCAGCCCGTCGGTGGCGAACGGCAGCCTCGCCACCAGAGCGTCCACCCGGTGGCCGAGCAGCGCGTCCCGCGCCTCGTGCCAGCGCAGGTGCGTGGACCGTACGTCCGCGTCCGGGAACTTGCGCCGCATCTCCCGCACGGCCGGGGTGACCAGTACGCCCGTGGTGTAGCCGACGGTGATCCGGCTGGGCTCGGCCGCGGCCCGCGTCTCCGTCGCCGCCTGCAGCGCGGCCCGCAGCAGCGCCCTGGCACGCGGCAGGAAGACCTCGCCCGCCTCGGTGAGCCGGGTGCCCTGCGGGGTGCGGTCCAGCAGCTCGACACCCAACTCCCGCTCCAGACGCCGCACCTGACGGCTGAGCGAGGGCTGCGTGATGTGCAGGGCGGTCGCCGCGCGGCCGAAGTGCCGGTGCTCGGCGACGACCGTGAAGTACCGGACCAGCCGGAGATCGAGATCCGCGAAGTCGGACATGCCTTCCAGCCTACGGTCCCCGGCGCGGGGCGTCCCGCCGTACCGACGCCTTCACCTGCGGTGATGCCCGGAGCGTATTGCCCGATGCGAAAGAAGCCTTGGACGCTCGGGCTGCGCCCGGCCGACGATGGAGGCACTTCCACCGACCATCCGAGGAGAGCGTCACATGCGTGTTTTCGTCACCGGGGCCACCGGGTTCATCGGCTCCGCCGTCGTGCCCGAACTGATCGGTGCCGGGCACGAGGTCGTCGGCCTCGCCCGCTCGGACGACGGCGCGGCCGCGCTGAAGGAGGCGGGCGCCGAGGTGTTCCGGGGCGGTCTCGACGATCCGGAGGGTCTGGCCCGCGCCGCTGACGCTTCCGACGGGGTGATCCACCTCGCCTTCGTCCACGACTTCGCCGACTTCGAAGCGGCCGGCGCCACCGACCTGCGGGCCGTCGAGGCGATGGGCGCCGCGCTGGCGGGCTCCGGCCGGCCGCTCGTGGTCACCTCCGGCACCGCGATCGCCCCGGCCGGCCGGCTCGCCGTCGAGACCGA is from Streptomyces seoulensis and encodes:
- a CDS encoding TetR family transcriptional regulator; this translates as MTTAPAPARRDAEATKAAILKAARHLLARHAHADITLKAVAEGAGVSPPLVLKYFGNKDALFARVMSFDTDADDLLDAPLAGLGRHMVRHVLASQRDRGADPLLRIAFAPLHGDRGDILRANFRAQVTDRLAARLTGPDAGLRAELAVAALIGLGVMYGIARGPRLRESDPDEVADRYGPLVQAQLTPGA
- a CDS encoding LysR family transcriptional regulator; translated protein: MSDFADLDLRLVRYFTVVAEHRHFGRAATALHITQPSLSRQVRRLERELGVELLDRTPQGTRLTEAGEVFLPRARALLRAALQAATETRAAAEPSRITVGYTTGVLVTPAVREMRRKFPDADVRSTHLRWHEARDALLGHRVDALVARLPFATDGLRVTVLYDEPRVVVVPLEHRLAGKESVTLDDIADEPLPRVPDPMWDAFWRIDPRPDGRPAPDGPFIGDIEDKFELVASGQALAIAAAAPGMPARPDLTAIPLHGVEPCHVALATRAGDGGRLLAAFRRCAESLLTGPEG
- a CDS encoding MFS transporter, which codes for MDPSAPIPEPSGTLAAPPRLRERLTIPVLASGGILMAVMQTVVVPLLPDLPRLTGSSPAAVSWMVTATLLSGAVLTPVLGRAGDMYGKRRVLTSALALMTVGSVLCALSSDITVLITARALQGAAASVVPLSISILRDELPPHRRGSAVALMSSTVGIGAALGLPLAALVVQYADWHTMFWLTGALGALGVAATWWAVRESPVREPGRFDVVGALGLAAALVSLLLAVSQGGQWGWGSPAVIGLFIAFAAVLALWWRHQLRTARPLVDLRLVTRPRVGLSHVAALLTGFAFYANSLVTAQLVQAPKASGYGLGLSIVATGLCLLPGGVTMLLFSPLSARISARRGPRITLALGAAVIACGYALRIADSRDLWMIILGATVVATGTTLAYSALPTLILRAVPAAQTASANGVNVLMRTIGQAVSSAAVAAVLVHHTSLVAGVPVPTLHGYLLAFAMAGAVALAACAAALTIPGDSAPGGTRRAGGATQGARTLEEA